One genomic segment of Prochlorococcus marinus str. MIT 0919 includes these proteins:
- a CDS encoding DEAD/DEAH box helicase has protein sequence MNEFRGSVTTSGDVVNKILDPQEIFPFELDDFQLEAIDALNQGHSVVVSAPTGSGKTLIGEYAIHRAIAHRQKVFYTTPLKALSNQKLRDFRNQFGPENVGLMTGDLSMNREASVVVMTTEIFRNMLYAEINDDVDPLLDVETVVLDECHYMNDSQRGTVWEESIIHCPSTIQLVALSATVENAGQLTDWIEEVHGPTELIFSDFRPVPLEFSFCSAKGLHPLLNNNGTGLHPNCKVWRPSKAHKRKSRFSKPPQPESPPLKFVIKKIAERQMLPAIYFIFSRRGCDKAVQELGSTSLVNVQEKQAIQERLNLYVRTNSEAVREGIHSEALLRGIASHHAGVLPAWKELIEELFQQGLIKVVFATETLAAGINMPARSTVISVLSKRTENGHRQLMGSEFLQMAGRAGRRGLDSRGDVVTVQSRFEGVREAGQLATSRADPLVSQFTPSYGMVLNLLQRYDLDKSKELVQRSFGHYLAGLDLVEDEAIVEELKKQLEKLQEIAGEIPWNDFETYEKRKGHLKEERRLLRILQKQAAEILANELTLALQFASIGSLVTLKAPPFHGRITPAVIVKKQNGPGQFPLLLCLTDENVWTLISCKSVVSLHAELTCLEVSTCDCPSLWKLNEITHGNQESSQLAFAIKTVSKSHDMRTPQYDLAGEVLSQAKLVKTLEEELELLPAHKWGDRKKLKKHRKRMNELELEINNRQQLIAHRASRHWNTFLALMEILQHFGCLDEYDSTEIGRTVASLRGDNELWLGLSLMSGHLDELKPSALAAVLEAISTDVNRPDLWSGYSASSQSIEALNDLAGIRRELTLQQKQKHIDIPLWWESTLMGLIEAWANGVHWTDLIANTSLDEGDIVRIIRRTIDLLSQVPHCEAISKQLRNNARQALKAVNRFPVCDAEDLLIDGGNKDAYNPATERISSSK, from the coding sequence ATTAATGAGTTCAGGGGGAGTGTTACGACTTCAGGCGACGTCGTTAATAAGATTCTTGATCCTCAAGAAATCTTCCCATTTGAATTGGATGATTTCCAGTTAGAGGCTATCGATGCTTTAAATCAAGGTCATTCAGTAGTGGTGAGTGCTCCTACTGGTTCTGGAAAAACATTGATTGGTGAATATGCTATTCATCGGGCTATTGCTCATCGTCAAAAAGTTTTTTATACAACCCCCTTAAAAGCACTTTCAAATCAGAAGCTTCGAGACTTTAGAAATCAATTTGGCCCAGAGAATGTTGGGCTGATGACAGGTGATCTAAGCATGAATAGAGAAGCATCGGTTGTTGTGATGACTACTGAGATTTTTCGCAACATGCTTTATGCAGAAATTAATGACGATGTTGACCCTCTCCTGGATGTTGAAACAGTGGTGTTGGATGAGTGTCATTATATGAATGATTCTCAACGAGGTACTGTATGGGAAGAGTCAATTATTCATTGCCCCTCTACTATTCAGCTTGTTGCGCTCTCTGCCACTGTCGAGAATGCTGGTCAACTTACAGATTGGATAGAAGAAGTTCATGGCCCAACAGAATTAATTTTTAGTGATTTTCGACCTGTACCATTGGAGTTCAGTTTCTGTAGTGCGAAAGGTTTACATCCACTGCTAAATAATAATGGCACTGGTTTGCATCCAAATTGCAAGGTGTGGCGCCCTTCAAAAGCTCACAAAAGGAAGAGTCGTTTTTCAAAGCCACCTCAACCTGAATCACCACCTTTAAAATTCGTAATTAAAAAAATTGCTGAAAGACAAATGCTTCCAGCAATTTATTTCATATTTAGTAGACGTGGATGCGATAAAGCTGTTCAAGAATTGGGATCCACCTCCTTGGTAAATGTTCAGGAGAAGCAAGCGATTCAAGAACGTCTTAATTTATATGTAAGGACTAATTCAGAGGCTGTCCGTGAAGGTATTCATTCAGAGGCTTTACTTCGGGGGATTGCTTCACACCATGCAGGTGTTTTGCCAGCTTGGAAGGAGTTGATAGAAGAGCTTTTTCAGCAAGGATTAATTAAGGTTGTGTTTGCAACTGAGACTTTAGCTGCAGGGATTAACATGCCAGCACGCAGCACAGTTATCTCTGTGCTTTCTAAACGAACAGAGAATGGGCATCGTCAACTAATGGGGAGTGAATTCCTGCAGATGGCCGGCCGGGCAGGGAGGAGAGGCCTTGACTCGCGTGGAGATGTTGTAACAGTACAAAGCCGTTTTGAAGGAGTTCGAGAAGCAGGTCAATTAGCTACTAGTCGTGCTGATCCTTTGGTCAGTCAATTTACGCCTAGTTATGGAATGGTTCTTAACCTTTTGCAAAGATACGATCTCGACAAATCAAAGGAGTTAGTTCAAAGAAGCTTTGGACATTATTTGGCGGGCTTAGATTTGGTTGAGGATGAAGCGATAGTGGAGGAGTTGAAAAAGCAGTTAGAAAAATTACAAGAAATTGCTGGAGAGATTCCTTGGAATGACTTCGAAACTTATGAGAAAAGAAAAGGTCACCTTAAGGAAGAAAGGCGACTCCTGCGCATTCTTCAGAAGCAAGCAGCAGAAATTCTAGCTAATGAGCTTACGTTGGCTTTGCAATTTGCAAGTATAGGCTCACTTGTAACTTTGAAAGCACCTCCTTTTCATGGACGTATTACACCTGCTGTGATCGTTAAAAAACAAAATGGACCTGGTCAATTTCCATTGCTTTTATGCCTCACAGATGAAAATGTTTGGACTTTAATCTCCTGTAAATCTGTAGTGAGCCTGCATGCAGAATTAACTTGTCTAGAAGTGAGTACCTGTGATTGCCCTAGTCTTTGGAAGTTAAATGAAATCACTCATGGGAATCAAGAGAGTTCTCAATTGGCATTCGCAATCAAAACGGTTTCCAAGTCTCATGATATGAGAACCCCTCAGTATGATTTAGCTGGTGAGGTTCTTTCCCAAGCAAAGCTTGTTAAAACATTAGAAGAAGAATTGGAATTGCTCCCAGCACATAAATGGGGAGATCGTAAAAAATTAAAAAAACATCGCAAACGTATGAATGAGTTGGAATTGGAGATAAACAATCGACAACAATTAATAGCACATCGTGCTAGTAGGCATTGGAATACTTTTCTTGCTTTAATGGAGATTCTTCAGCATTTTGGATGTTTAGATGAATATGACTCTACTGAAATAGGCAGAACAGTTGCCTCTTTAAGAGGGGATAATGAACTATGGCTAGGTCTATCTTTAATGAGTGGGCATTTAGATGAGTTGAAACCATCAGCTCTTGCAGCTGTTTTAGAAGCAATTAGTACAGATGTTAATCGCCCTGATTTGTGGAGTGGTTACTCTGCTTCGAGTCAATCTATAGAGGCTTTAAATGATCTGGCGGGAATACGTCGGGAATTAACTCTTCAACAGAAACAAAAGCACATTGATATACCGCTTTGGTGGGAGTCAACATTAATGGGCTTGATTGAAGCTTGGGCGAATGGAGTACATTGGACAGACTTAATTGCTAATACTTCTCTGGATGAAGGAGATATCGTACGAATTATTCGACGTACTATTGATTTATTGTCACAAGTGCCTCATTGTGAGGCTATTAGCAAGCAACTAAGAAATAATGCAAGACAAGCGTTAAAAGCAGTAAATCGTTTTCCTGTGTGTGATGCAGAAGATCTTCTAATAGATGGTGGGAACAAGGATGCGTACAACCCTGCTACTGAAAGAATTAGCTCATCAAAATAG
- a CDS encoding aminotransferase class I/II-fold pyridoxal phosphate-dependent enzyme, with protein sequence MYKIPPSRIRKLRTLALGKNSTELTTIYPDKEKTTLIDLASNDYLGLSRHPNVIEAANKIMKSEGVGSGGSRLLTGSRPIHLELENALSEWLQRESVLLFPSGFQANIAAVTALTDRNKIVIADRLIHHSLLVGVQASGARLKRFIHNDMNHLERILKEHIDQNPLVLTESLFSMEGTTAPIKKISNLCNQYNANLIVDEAHALGVMGSKGRGLCFEISEPVKIISGTFGKAFGSGGAFLASNKSIRDILIQTSGAFRYTTALAPPLAAAALEALNLIKKNPHWGHLLQKESQNWRKALAKQGWNTPPGSGPILSLIIGEDKLTLEYQDKLETRGLLSFAIRPPTVPEETSRLRLVLRKDLPSDTLEKLLSSLGSK encoded by the coding sequence ATGTACAAAATCCCTCCATCAAGAATTCGAAAGCTAAGGACCCTTGCTCTAGGAAAGAACTCAACAGAATTAACCACCATCTATCCTGACAAAGAAAAAACTACTCTTATTGACCTTGCAAGTAATGACTACCTGGGCTTAAGTCGGCACCCAAATGTCATTGAAGCAGCCAACAAGATCATGAAATCTGAAGGGGTTGGTTCTGGTGGTTCGCGTCTTTTAACTGGAAGTAGACCAATACATTTAGAGCTTGAAAATGCATTAAGCGAATGGTTACAGCGAGAATCGGTTCTCCTTTTCCCAAGTGGATTCCAAGCAAATATTGCAGCTGTTACTGCATTGACAGATCGGAACAAAATAGTAATAGCAGATCGTTTGATACATCATTCTTTATTAGTTGGTGTACAAGCAAGTGGGGCAAGACTGAAACGATTTATCCATAATGATATGAATCATCTAGAAAGAATTCTTAAAGAGCATATTGATCAGAATCCTTTAGTACTCACGGAAAGTCTTTTCAGCATGGAAGGGACTACTGCTCCAATAAAGAAAATTTCTAACTTATGCAATCAATACAATGCGAATCTGATAGTTGATGAAGCTCATGCTCTTGGGGTTATGGGATCTAAAGGACGGGGTTTATGCTTCGAGATTTCAGAACCAGTAAAGATCATTAGTGGAACATTTGGGAAAGCCTTTGGCAGTGGTGGAGCATTTTTAGCAAGTAACAAGTCAATTAGAGATATTCTTATTCAAACTAGTGGGGCGTTTCGATATACAACAGCACTTGCTCCTCCATTAGCAGCGGCGGCATTGGAAGCTTTGAATTTAATTAAAAAGAATCCACATTGGGGACACCTTCTCCAAAAAGAATCTCAAAATTGGCGAAAGGCTTTAGCAAAACAAGGGTGGAACACACCCCCTGGCAGTGGACCAATACTCTCGTTAATTATTGGAGAAGATAAACTTACTCTTGAATATCAAGATAAATTAGAAACAAGAGGTCTACTAAGCTTTGCGATAAGACCCCCTACTGTTCCAGAAGAGACATCACGCTTAAGACTTGTACTAAGAAAAGATCTCCCGTCAGACACTCTTGAAAAGCTATTGTCTTCACTAGGCTCAAAATGA
- a CDS encoding methyltransferase domain-containing protein — MGKDLHSNIIRNFEEASDNYNQSAVIQKIFAHKLAKQCLHQNINPGIWLDLGSGTGLLADILEDLHPSQLVIRVDGAKEMLEQHSPQKQLKLWDLELGLPTNLSRSPNLIASNFALHWLTEPRVKIQQWFSALAPGGWLAIALPVKGCFPEWHAAAKSAKVICTAMNFPSSISLANAIPTENIRFNELERYTQTEVEIASLLKPIIKVGAHTTPKKSLKISHWRRLYNNWPKSTHSNKPQLTWLVQILLAQK, encoded by the coding sequence ATGGGGAAAGACTTGCATAGCAATATTATTAGAAACTTTGAGGAGGCATCCGATAATTACAACCAATCTGCTGTTATTCAAAAAATATTTGCACACAAGCTAGCGAAGCAATGTTTACATCAAAATATCAATCCAGGAATTTGGCTTGATCTGGGTTCCGGGACAGGTTTATTAGCAGATATCTTAGAGGATTTACACCCTAGCCAATTAGTTATTAGAGTAGATGGAGCAAAGGAAATGCTTGAACAACATTCTCCTCAAAAGCAACTAAAGCTGTGGGATCTTGAATTAGGCCTACCAACAAACTTATCAAGATCTCCAAATCTAATTGCCTCTAACTTTGCACTCCATTGGCTAACCGAACCCAGAGTAAAAATTCAGCAATGGTTCTCTGCTTTAGCACCTGGCGGTTGGCTAGCGATTGCTCTTCCAGTCAAAGGGTGCTTCCCAGAATGGCATGCTGCGGCAAAGTCAGCGAAAGTAATCTGTACCGCAATGAACTTCCCTTCAAGCATTTCACTAGCCAATGCTATCCCAACCGAAAATATTCGATTTAACGAATTAGAAAGGTATACTCAAACAGAGGTTGAAATTGCTTCATTATTAAAACCAATAATAAAAGTAGGAGCTCACACAACCCCAAAGAAGTCTCTTAAAATTAGTCATTGGCGAAGGCTATATAATAATTGGCCAAAATCTACCCACTCTAATAAGCCACAGCTCACATGGTTAGTACAAATACTTTTGGCTCAAAAATGA
- the bioD gene encoding dethiobiotin synthase, translating to MNSKPPHLIICGTGTDVGKTIVSSLFVQGLEGIYWKPIQSGLEGGGDTKRICDLLNLPKERYLPEAYKFKAPVSPHWAAEKENQLIHQSKLTLPLSNKPLIIETAGGLMVPLNRQLLQIDQIKKWDLPIVLVAKSGLGTLNHTLLSIEALNKRSIPILGLVLNGPSHEDNPKTLKQLGNIPVLAELPQFKTVSPEVLQKEWLRQDIGTCLRNLLEK from the coding sequence ATGAATTCAAAGCCTCCTCATCTCATCATTTGTGGCACTGGAACTGATGTGGGGAAGACAATAGTTAGCAGTCTCTTTGTACAGGGTTTAGAAGGTATTTATTGGAAACCAATTCAAAGTGGACTAGAAGGTGGTGGGGACACTAAAAGAATATGCGATCTGTTAAACCTCCCTAAAGAAAGATATTTGCCAGAGGCCTATAAATTTAAAGCTCCCGTTTCGCCTCATTGGGCTGCAGAAAAAGAAAATCAATTAATCCACCAAAGCAAATTAACACTACCTTTGAGTAACAAACCCCTAATTATTGAAACTGCAGGAGGCTTGATGGTCCCTCTCAATCGTCAATTACTTCAAATTGATCAAATTAAAAAATGGGATTTACCAATAGTACTGGTTGCAAAGAGCGGGCTTGGGACTCTGAATCACACATTGCTTAGTATTGAGGCATTAAATAAGCGCAGCATTCCAATCTTAGGTCTTGTTCTCAATGGGCCTTCACATGAAGACAACCCAAAAACTTTAAAGCAACTAGGCAATATCCCTGTTCTCGCTGAATTACCTCAATTCAAAACCGTCTCTCCAGAAGTACTTCAAAAAGAATGGCTCAGACAAGATATTGGAACTTGCCTTAGAAATCTGCTAGAGAAATAA
- the bioA gene encoding adenosylmethionine--8-amino-7-oxononanoate transaminase produces MTSWDENIWPPFTQIASSTPQRRVLSGKNALLELEGQPSVIDAISSWWVTLHGHSNKYVANAIAEQAKQLEQVIFADFKHPQAERLAKRLGNLTGLQRLFFSDNGSTAVEVALKIACQYWQNKNEPRHQIIAFEGAYHGDTFGAMAVGERNLFNESFEDKLFPVSRVPWPATWWGDADVEKKENNVIESLERLLQKPTAAVILEPLVQGAGGMAMVRAEFLKKVEKVVKESKALLIADEVMTGFGRCGSLFASHRANISPDLMSLSKGLTSGFLPMGVTMAKEEIFQTFIGEDPRLTFWHGHSFTANPLGCAAANASLDLLEKTPLAYTSFESRHLPHLQKLVSTPKVTKPRLTGTIAAFDIKANGRGGYLNAAGKALKKYALDHDVFIRPLGNVVYLLPPLCISDSQLEKCYTTIEKGLEEL; encoded by the coding sequence ATGACTAGCTGGGATGAAAACATCTGGCCACCATTTACACAAATTGCATCTTCGACACCCCAGAGGCGAGTACTAAGTGGTAAAAATGCGCTCCTAGAACTAGAGGGGCAGCCATCAGTTATTGATGCGATAAGTAGTTGGTGGGTAACACTTCACGGACATTCAAACAAATATGTCGCAAATGCAATTGCCGAGCAAGCCAAGCAACTAGAACAAGTCATTTTTGCTGATTTCAAGCATCCTCAAGCTGAAAGACTGGCTAAAAGATTGGGAAATTTAACCGGCCTCCAAAGATTGTTTTTTTCTGATAACGGTTCAACTGCTGTTGAAGTAGCTCTTAAGATCGCTTGCCAATATTGGCAAAACAAAAATGAGCCAAGGCATCAAATCATTGCTTTTGAAGGCGCATACCATGGCGACACTTTTGGAGCCATGGCAGTTGGAGAGCGTAACTTATTTAATGAATCATTCGAAGATAAGCTATTCCCCGTTAGCAGAGTCCCATGGCCAGCGACATGGTGGGGAGATGCAGATGTTGAAAAAAAAGAAAATAATGTCATTGAATCTCTAGAACGACTATTACAAAAACCTACTGCTGCCGTAATTCTTGAACCCTTAGTACAAGGTGCTGGAGGTATGGCAATGGTGAGAGCAGAGTTTCTAAAAAAAGTTGAAAAAGTTGTCAAAGAATCAAAAGCACTTCTTATAGCTGATGAAGTAATGACGGGGTTTGGTAGATGTGGCAGTTTATTTGCATCCCATCGTGCAAATATATCACCTGATCTCATGAGCCTTTCAAAAGGATTGACTAGTGGTTTCTTGCCAATGGGGGTCACGATGGCGAAGGAGGAAATTTTTCAAACATTTATAGGCGAAGACCCACGTCTAACATTTTGGCATGGCCATAGTTTTACAGCTAACCCTTTAGGGTGTGCTGCTGCTAATGCAAGTTTAGATCTTCTGGAAAAAACTCCCTTGGCCTACACCAGCTTTGAATCACGCCACTTACCTCATTTACAGAAATTAGTCTCTACTCCAAAAGTAACAAAACCCAGACTTACCGGGACTATTGCTGCTTTTGACATCAAAGCCAACGGGAGAGGAGGCTATTTAAATGCTGCGGGGAAAGCCTTAAAAAAATACGCACTAGATCATGATGTATTTATTAGACCTCTTGGTAATGTTGTATACCTCCTCCCACCGCTTTGTATTAGTGATTCACAATTAGAAAAGTGTTATACAACTATCGAGAAAGGTCTTGAGGAGCTCTAA
- a CDS encoding DUF3143 domain-containing protein: MLSLPPAKTPLNQHSLGALEFWLSELGATKSEEDPCIWFWVFAQWSAEIEVGQDELRVIWIKGEQKSQFGFPYGLSRQDVEDALKQGP, translated from the coding sequence ATGCTCTCACTTCCCCCAGCTAAAACCCCTTTGAATCAACATTCTTTAGGAGCTTTAGAATTTTGGCTCTCTGAGCTTGGTGCTACAAAAAGTGAGGAAGACCCTTGCATTTGGTTTTGGGTCTTCGCGCAATGGTCAGCAGAGATAGAGGTTGGGCAAGATGAATTACGTGTAATTTGGATTAAAGGTGAGCAAAAAAGTCAATTTGGATTTCCTTATGGTCTTTCAAGGCAAGATGTGGAAGATGCCTTGAAGCAAGGACCATAA
- a CDS encoding DnaJ domain-containing protein: MIHSGSYYELLGVSPSADPQTLRKAFYRLSKELHPDTTLLPVEEAARKFQEVYKAYELLSDPKRRENYDRILRHENLAQVSSTNFPGLLSKLSTTKKFETSPRRSLSGGELLSLFLLCAALLISLFLGVGFALVNGRELQVHPSWLSTQESLIVITPLRPRYALTSPS, encoded by the coding sequence TTGATTCACTCTGGTAGCTATTACGAATTGTTGGGTGTTTCTCCATCAGCTGATCCTCAAACTTTGAGGAAGGCTTTTTATCGATTAAGTAAAGAGTTGCATCCTGATACTACTTTGTTACCAGTCGAAGAAGCAGCGCGAAAATTCCAAGAGGTATATAAGGCTTATGAATTGTTGTCAGATCCTAAACGAAGGGAAAATTATGACCGAATCCTTCGTCATGAAAACTTGGCACAAGTCAGTTCTACTAATTTCCCAGGATTGTTATCTAAGCTTTCTACTACGAAGAAATTCGAAACTTCCCCTCGGAGGAGCTTATCTGGTGGTGAGTTGCTTTCCTTATTTCTTTTGTGTGCAGCTCTTTTAATTAGTTTGTTCTTAGGTGTAGGGTTTGCTTTAGTTAATGGCCGGGAATTACAAGTTCATCCCAGCTGGCTTAGTACTCAAGAATCTTTGATTGTTATTACTCCTTTGAGACCTAGATATGCTCTCACTTCCCCCAGCTAA
- the rsmG gene encoding 16S rRNA (guanine(527)-N(7))-methyltransferase RsmG gives MPIKDNYSNKACFIWDTINWVPSSKQFQQFLQLQSHLQEWNNSINLTRLLYGSDYWVSQVIDSLWPIKNELQTTSSKKIVDIGTGCGFPGLAIAIALPYADLTLVDSTSRKTKVLQSIVDSLGLRERVRIRTERAEITGQNACCREFYDIAVARAVSSAPIVAEYLVPLLTSTGEAILYKGQWSQSDHNDLNSALKHLKAKITNIESIYLPEEKGVRHAITLMSVEKCPLNYPRSIGIPAKRPLGT, from the coding sequence ATGCCCATTAAGGACAATTACTCAAATAAAGCCTGCTTCATCTGGGATACAATCAACTGGGTACCATCCTCAAAGCAATTTCAACAGTTTCTTCAACTGCAATCTCATTTACAAGAATGGAATAATTCTATCAATCTAACCCGTCTTCTTTATGGAAGTGACTATTGGGTCTCACAAGTTATTGATAGTCTATGGCCTATAAAAAATGAATTGCAAACAACATCATCTAAAAAAATTGTTGACATCGGAACAGGTTGCGGTTTCCCCGGGCTGGCAATTGCAATAGCTTTGCCATATGCGGATTTGACTTTGGTAGATTCAACTAGTCGAAAAACAAAAGTACTTCAATCCATTGTAGATTCACTTGGATTAAGAGAAAGAGTACGTATTAGAACGGAAAGAGCAGAAATCACAGGGCAAAATGCTTGCTGTAGAGAATTTTATGATATAGCGGTTGCCAGAGCCGTATCGTCCGCTCCTATCGTAGCCGAATATCTAGTTCCACTTTTAACATCAACTGGTGAAGCAATCCTATATAAAGGGCAGTGGAGCCAAAGTGATCACAACGACCTAAACAGCGCTCTCAAGCATTTAAAGGCAAAGATAACAAATATAGAAAGCATTTATCTTCCTGAAGAGAAAGGAGTTAGACATGCAATCACACTCATGAGTGTAGAAAAATGTCCTTTAAATTACCCTAGATCAATTGGAATACCAGCAAAAAGGCCGTTAGGTACCTGA
- a CDS encoding aldo/keto reductase, which produces MQIKVPTRRFGRTQINMPILSVGGMRFQQSWTDLSINAIENKNQWELEAVLEHAKAHGLHHIETARHYGSSELQLGLAMQKVDDSERIIQTKIPPRDDASEFERELELSFQKLNCKRIDLLAIHGLNLDEHLDQTIRPGGCLEVVRKWQSRGLIGHVGFSTHAATDLIIKAIETNEFDYVNLHWYFIFQDNEPAIKAANKLDLGVFIISPTDKGGHLHSPSPDLLKLCSPLHPIVFNDLFCLQDKRIHTISIGVDSPANFKKHLEAVDLLNTSMELIPIIQKRLLYASRVALGSKWLSTWKVGLPSWNETPGEINIPVLLWLYNLMESWGMENYAKTRYRLLGQANHWFPGANADHLDQEVCENDLKEALYRSPWQDEIPNLLRKLKYHLGGDSIKRLSGT; this is translated from the coding sequence ATGCAGATCAAAGTACCAACAAGACGTTTTGGACGTACTCAGATAAATATGCCAATCCTTTCTGTAGGTGGGATGCGTTTTCAGCAGAGCTGGACGGATTTATCGATTAATGCAATAGAAAATAAAAATCAATGGGAATTGGAGGCTGTATTAGAACATGCTAAGGCACATGGCTTGCACCATATAGAAACAGCTAGGCACTATGGAAGTTCTGAGCTTCAATTGGGTTTGGCAATGCAGAAAGTTGACGACTCAGAACGTATCATTCAAACAAAAATCCCACCGAGAGATGATGCTAGTGAATTTGAGCGAGAACTAGAGTTGAGTTTTCAGAAATTAAACTGTAAGAGGATTGATTTACTTGCTATACATGGTCTAAACCTTGATGAACATTTAGATCAGACAATCAGGCCTGGTGGATGCCTAGAGGTTGTTCGAAAATGGCAATCTAGAGGGTTAATAGGTCATGTTGGATTTTCGACGCATGCTGCGACGGACTTAATTATTAAAGCTATTGAGACTAACGAATTTGATTACGTAAACCTGCATTGGTATTTTATTTTTCAAGATAATGAACCTGCAATTAAAGCTGCTAATAAATTGGATTTAGGAGTATTTATTATTAGTCCTACTGATAAGGGTGGTCACCTACATTCACCATCTCCAGACCTTTTAAAATTATGTTCCCCATTGCATCCAATTGTCTTTAATGACCTTTTTTGTTTGCAAGATAAACGAATTCATACGATTAGCATAGGAGTAGATAGCCCTGCAAATTTTAAAAAGCATTTAGAAGCAGTTGATTTGCTAAATACATCTATGGAATTGATCCCAATAATTCAAAAACGTCTACTTTATGCTTCTAGAGTGGCATTGGGTAGCAAATGGCTTTCCACATGGAAAGTAGGCTTGCCAAGCTGGAATGAAACCCCAGGGGAAATTAATATACCTGTGCTGCTTTGGCTTTATAACCTTATGGAATCATGGGGGATGGAAAATTATGCTAAAACCCGTTACAGGTTGTTAGGTCAAGCTAATCATTGGTTTCCAGGAGCTAATGCTGACCATTTAGACCAAGAGGTTTGTGAAAATGATTTAAAAGAGGCTTTATATAGAAGTCCTTGGCAAGATGAAATTCCTAATTTGCTACGCAAATTAAAATATCATTTGGGAGGTGATTCTATAAAAAGATTATCAGGTACCTAA
- a CDS encoding ferredoxin has product MTNNSSIAFEVKVFEDPSINGREPILGGKLRTKAVWVDESTCIGCTYCNSVATNTFAMESIMGRARAFRQDGDTTEVIQEAIDTCPVNCIHWVKFEELDDLRAKLEENGVHPLGMLPKISRRVQPSSN; this is encoded by the coding sequence TTGACTAATAATTCTTCGATAGCTTTTGAGGTAAAGGTTTTCGAGGATCCCTCTATAAATGGTAGAGAACCCATCCTGGGAGGGAAGCTTCGCACAAAAGCTGTATGGGTTGATGAATCAACTTGTATAGGTTGTACTTATTGCAATTCAGTTGCGACTAATACATTTGCAATGGAAAGCATTATGGGGAGAGCAAGGGCTTTTCGTCAGGATGGAGATACTACAGAGGTTATTCAAGAGGCGATAGATACTTGCCCCGTAAATTGTATTCATTGGGTTAAATTTGAAGAACTAGATGATTTACGAGCAAAGTTGGAAGAAAATGGTGTACATCCCTTAGGAATGCTTCCAAAAATTTCAAGGCGGGTGCAGCCTTCGAGCAATTGA
- a CDS encoding DUF1257 domain-containing protein, which produces MSHFSTVKTQLRKREPLLQALHNLGYVPQEGEQLVRGYRGQTVKAQMSIQMPHGGDIGFRWNETSKAYELVTDLDLWKQQIPVDRFLAKLTQQYALTTVLTATAEEGFEVAETKNNVDGSIEIVVTRWDS; this is translated from the coding sequence ATGTCCCACTTCAGTACTGTCAAAACTCAGCTACGTAAAAGAGAGCCCTTGCTTCAAGCACTCCATAATCTTGGATATGTCCCGCAAGAGGGAGAACAGCTTGTTAGAGGCTATAGAGGCCAAACAGTGAAGGCTCAAATGTCAATTCAAATGCCTCATGGCGGTGATATAGGTTTTCGTTGGAATGAAACTTCAAAAGCTTATGAACTAGTAACAGATTTAGATCTTTGGAAACAGCAAATTCCCGTAGATAGGTTTTTAGCAAAATTAACTCAACAATATGCTTTAACAACAGTACTCACCGCAACAGCTGAAGAAGGATTTGAAGTAGCAGAAACAAAGAATAATGTTGATGGTTCAATTGAAATAGTTGTTACACGCTGGGACTCTTAA
- a CDS encoding DUF2997 domain-containing protein gives MPQRILRFRIRQDGVVEESVDGVVGKSCNQLTERIEAAIGSVENRALKAEAYLEEEVQSQSISLEIS, from the coding sequence ATGCCTCAGCGCATTTTGCGATTTCGAATTCGTCAAGATGGCGTTGTTGAAGAATCGGTTGATGGAGTGGTTGGAAAGTCATGTAATCAGTTGACAGAGAGGATCGAGGCTGCAATTGGCAGCGTTGAAAATCGAGCTCTGAAAGCAGAGGCTTATCTTGAAGAAGAAGTTCAATCTCAGTCAATTTCACTAGAGATCTCCTGA